The Ignavibacteria bacterium genome contains a region encoding:
- a CDS encoding amino acid adenylation domain-containing protein encodes MNNKEVEDIYPLSPMQQGMMFHSLLTPESGMYVEQLSCLITGNLDVPAFRLAWQHLMDEHAVLRTSFLSKGLKEPLQIVFRKVEVPFEIVDWEPLTDNKREIEFQNYCLAEQMKGFDLSRAPLLRFTLARAGKDSYYFIWTYHHILLDGWSMPLLFREVMLIYEALSNGRQYSYKPVTTYRDYIVWLKKQNLNEAENFWRNALKDLEAPSLISNNHNENKNENVFLDIKDSLPEELMNHLQEFASANHLTMNTIVQGAWAILLSIYTRQKDVVFGAAVSGRPVDLPGAETIIGLLINTLPVRTGILPEKKIAGWLSELQIHQLEMRQYEYTPLSQIQKYTGIPNSLPLFDTLLVFENFPVDALKNAEVKGIRISNVLAAEKTNFPLVLVALLSNTLEFRLIADEESIKPAIARNMLENLKTIIGSFVKFSDGRLSDVEILCEREKQEILRYSLNPAGDETHCLHRLFELQAEKTPSNTAIVFNGKKLSYSELNKKANKLAHYLISLGVKRDSLVGVLASRSEEMIIAILAVMKAGAAYVPFDPNSPSERIEFIIKDAGLNVIVTQSDNGEKLLKNHQKLILIDQEWGTIARESSHNPNETCTPDNLAYVIYTSGSTGKPKGVLISHSGASNFVKGFSIPPGMNSNERGLQFFSLSFDGSVADIFPVLTSGAALYIPERETLLDNRKTEEFIRENSITYMVATPSILSLLDENKIPGLRTIISAGEILTNDMAQRFSSGRKFFNAYGPTETSVGVTMYSIDGSKNYHPSVPIGSALINTKLFILDDEYRLVPAGCVGELYIGGPGLARGYLNMPGLTAEKFIPNPYACCPGERIYRTGDLVRLLPEGNIEYIDRIDQQVKIRGFRVELGEIESVIRSFPGVCDAVVLARGNNSQDRKIVAYIIPDEEAELDIPELKKSCSLVLPDYMTPSRFTFLKEFPLNGSGKIDQKALPEPEGELTDKKLTYVAPNDTWECSLVRLYEEILDVHPVGIKDSFFELGGHSLLAIRLMDLIQERLHRTIPLVTIYQNPAIESLAPFLRLDDERKQSLIIDMKKNGSMEPLFFVHPSGGSVHWYSDLAKQIDTEIPFFGIQAIGIDGKNKLDDSIEVMASRYVGDILQRQPRGPYYIGGWSFGVIPAFEVACQLMALGAQVNMLALLDCGPTIPYEEPGDSAEQLAVMFQKHFQVDPDFLRQMDEQERFAYVFKLAKKNGIIPFFIRLPEFSFYIQILKTNQLAWRSYKIKTYPGQITFFRSEESRADPSLAPDMGWGKYSSKPVNVIDVPGSHISMMQPPEVRTLAGKLNSLIRNLRENRDYERLSEPMP; translated from the coding sequence ATGAATAACAAAGAAGTTGAAGATATCTATCCGCTTTCACCAATGCAGCAGGGAATGATGTTCCATAGCCTCCTTACCCCTGAGTCGGGAATGTATGTCGAACAGCTGAGCTGCCTCATTACGGGCAATCTTGACGTCCCGGCCTTCCGCCTGGCCTGGCAGCATCTCATGGATGAACATGCCGTTCTCAGAACCTCATTCCTGAGTAAAGGCTTGAAGGAACCCCTGCAGATTGTTTTTAGAAAAGTTGAAGTCCCTTTTGAAATTGTTGACTGGGAGCCTTTGACTGACAATAAAAGGGAAATTGAATTTCAAAATTACTGCCTCGCTGAGCAGATGAAAGGCTTTGACCTTTCCAGAGCCCCGTTACTCAGGTTTACTCTTGCCCGTGCTGGAAAGGACTCTTATTATTTTATCTGGACTTACCACCACATACTCTTGGACGGGTGGTCAATGCCTTTGCTCTTCCGCGAGGTGATGCTTATATACGAGGCACTCTCAAATGGCAGGCAGTATTCATATAAACCCGTTACAACTTACAGGGACTATATTGTCTGGCTGAAAAAACAAAACCTTAATGAAGCCGAAAATTTCTGGCGTAATGCACTTAAAGACCTGGAAGCCCCTTCACTTATCTCAAATAATCATAACGAAAACAAAAATGAAAACGTCTTCCTGGACATAAAAGACAGCCTGCCGGAAGAGTTAATGAATCATCTTCAGGAATTTGCATCTGCAAACCATCTGACCATGAATACTATTGTCCAGGGTGCCTGGGCAATTCTGCTGAGTATATATACCCGGCAGAAGGACGTTGTCTTTGGTGCCGCTGTTTCAGGCAGGCCCGTGGATTTACCGGGTGCAGAAACAATTATCGGTTTATTAATAAATACTCTGCCGGTAAGAACCGGTATCCTCCCGGAAAAGAAGATTGCCGGGTGGTTAAGTGAACTGCAGATTCACCAGCTGGAAATGAGACAGTATGAATACACTCCCTTAAGCCAAATCCAGAAGTATACCGGTATCCCGAATTCTCTGCCCCTGTTTGATACACTGCTGGTTTTTGAAAATTTCCCCGTGGATGCACTTAAAAATGCCGAAGTAAAAGGGATCCGGATCAGTAACGTTCTGGCGGCGGAAAAAACAAATTTCCCCCTTGTCCTTGTTGCTCTTTTGAGCAATACTCTGGAGTTCCGCCTGATTGCTGACGAAGAAAGCATTAAACCTGCTATTGCCCGGAATATGCTGGAGAACCTTAAAACCATAATCGGCTCTTTTGTTAAATTTTCAGATGGCAGGCTTTCAGATGTGGAAATCCTTTGCGAAAGGGAAAAACAGGAAATCCTGAGATATTCTCTGAATCCTGCCGGAGATGAAACACATTGCCTCCACAGACTCTTTGAACTCCAGGCTGAAAAAACTCCTTCCAACACCGCCATCGTGTTCAACGGGAAAAAACTTTCCTACTCGGAACTTAATAAAAAAGCTAATAAGCTGGCTCATTACCTGATAAGCCTTGGTGTTAAAAGAGACTCCCTGGTCGGGGTGCTTGCCAGCCGCTCAGAAGAAATGATAATTGCAATTCTTGCGGTTATGAAAGCAGGAGCCGCCTATGTTCCTTTTGATCCTAACTCACCATCTGAAAGAATAGAATTTATTATTAAGGATGCCGGGCTTAATGTTATTGTTACCCAAAGTGACAACGGGGAAAAACTTCTTAAGAACCATCAGAAGCTGATTCTTATCGATCAGGAATGGGGGACAATTGCCCGCGAAAGCAGCCATAATCCCAATGAGACTTGTACTCCTGACAACCTTGCCTACGTTATTTATACTTCCGGCTCCACCGGCAAACCAAAGGGAGTGCTCATTAGCCATTCCGGCGCCAGCAACTTCGTTAAAGGTTTTTCAATCCCTCCCGGCATGAATTCTAATGAAAGGGGATTGCAGTTCTTCTCTCTTAGCTTTGACGGCTCGGTTGCAGATATCTTCCCGGTCCTCACCTCAGGCGCCGCTTTATACATACCTGAAAGGGAGACTTTGCTCGATAACAGAAAAACCGAGGAGTTCATTCGCGAAAATTCAATTACCTATATGGTCGCTACTCCTTCAATCCTGTCTTTACTGGATGAGAACAAGATTCCCGGGCTGAGAACCATAATTTCGGCAGGGGAAATATTAACTAATGACATGGCACAAAGATTTTCCTCCGGAAGAAAATTCTTCAATGCTTACGGCCCTACAGAAACTTCAGTCGGCGTAACAATGTACAGCATTGACGGCTCCAAAAACTATCACCCGTCGGTTCCAATAGGCAGCGCTTTAATAAATACAAAGCTCTTTATTCTTGATGATGAATACCGGCTCGTGCCTGCGGGCTGCGTCGGAGAATTATATATCGGAGGTCCCGGCCTGGCGCGCGGTTATCTGAATATGCCGGGCCTTACGGCTGAAAAATTTATTCCAAATCCGTATGCCTGTTGCCCGGGCGAGCGGATTTATAGGACCGGCGACCTTGTAAGACTGCTGCCTGAAGGGAACATTGAGTACATAGACAGAATTGACCAGCAGGTGAAAATCAGGGGCTTCAGGGTTGAATTGGGTGAGATTGAATCTGTAATACGCAGCTTCCCCGGGGTGTGTGACGCGGTTGTCCTGGCCAGAGGAAATAATTCTCAGGATAGGAAAATTGTAGCATATATTATCCCGGATGAAGAGGCGGAACTTGACATCCCGGAATTAAAAAAATCCTGCTCTCTTGTTCTGCCAGACTATATGACGCCCTCCAGGTTTACTTTTCTTAAGGAATTCCCTCTTAACGGTAGCGGGAAAATTGACCAGAAGGCACTCCCTGAGCCTGAGGGTGAACTGACAGATAAAAAACTGACCTATGTTGCTCCAAATGATACCTGGGAGTGCAGCCTCGTCAGGCTTTATGAGGAAATCCTGGACGTTCATCCGGTAGGAATAAAGGACAGCTTCTTTGAGCTGGGTGGGCATTCACTACTGGCAATAAGACTGATGGATCTCATACAGGAAAGACTCCATAGAACTATCCCTCTTGTTACCATCTATCAGAACCCGGCAATTGAGAGCCTGGCTCCTTTCCTGAGGCTTGATGACGAGAGGAAGCAATCTCTTATCATCGATATGAAAAAAAACGGCTCCATGGAACCCCTTTTCTTTGTGCATCCTTCAGGAGGAAGCGTCCACTGGTACTCTGACCTGGCAAAACAAATAGATACTGAGATCCCTTTCTTTGGCATACAGGCCATCGGCATAGACGGTAAGAACAAACTTGATGATTCAATTGAAGTTATGGCTTCCAGATACGTCGGAGATATTCTTCAGAGGCAGCCGCGCGGCCCTTATTACATCGGGGGCTGGTCCTTTGGCGTAATCCCGGCCTTTGAAGTCGCCTGCCAGCTCATGGCGCTCGGGGCTCAGGTAAACATGCTGGCTTTGCTTGACTGCGGTCCAACTATCCCTTATGAAGAGCCCGGAGACAGCGCGGAACAGCTGGCCGTTATGTTCCAAAAACATTTCCAGGTGGATCCTGACTTTTTAAGACAAATGGACGAGCAGGAGCGTTTTGCATACGTATTTAAGCTGGCTAAAAAAAATGGCATAATACCTTTTTTCATAAGGCTGCCTGAATTCTCTTTTTATATACAAATTCTTAAAACTAATCAGCTGGCGTGGCGCAGCTATAAGATAAAAACATATCCCGGCCAGATCACCTTTTTCCGCTCGGAGGAAAGCAGAGCCGATCCCTCACTGGCGCCCGATATGGGCTGGGGAAAGTATTCCTCCAAACCCGTTAATGTTATTGACGTCCCGGGCAGCCATATCAGCATGATGCAGCCCCCGGAGGTCAGAACGCTGGCTGGTAAACTTAATTCTTTAATCAGAAACCTCAGGGAAAACCGGGACTATGAACGCCTGAGTGAACCGATGCCCTGA